One genomic segment of Phalacrocorax carbo chromosome Z, bPhaCar2.1, whole genome shotgun sequence includes these proteins:
- the NR2F1 gene encoding COUP transcription factor 1 isoform X5 yields MPPTQPNPGQYALTNGDPLNGHCYLSGYISLLLRAEPYPTSRYGSQCMQPNNIMGIENICELAARLLFSAVEWARNIPFFPDLQITDQVALLRLTWSELFVLNAAQCSMPLHVAPLLAAAGLHASPMSADRVVAFMDHIRIFQEQVEKLKALHVDSAEYSCLKAIVLFTSDACGLSDAAHIESLQEKSQCALEEYVRSQYPNQPSRFGKLLLRLPSLRTVSSSVIEQLFFVRLVGKTPIETLIRDMLLSGSSFNWPYMSIQCS; encoded by the exons ATGCCGCCCACCCAGCCCAACCCCGGCCAGTACGCCCTGACCAACGGCGACCCCCTGAACGGCCACTGCTATCTCTCGGGATacatctccctgctgctgcgGGCCGAGCCCTACCCCACCTCCCGCTACGGCAGCCAGTGCATGCAACCCAACAACATCATGGGCATCGAGAACATCTGCGAGCTGGCCGCCCGCCTGCTCTTCAGCGCCGTCGAGTGGGCCCGCAACATCCCCTTCTTCCCCGACCTGCAGATCACCGACCAGGTGGCCCTGCTCCGCCTCACCTGGAGCGAGCTTTTCGTCCTCAACGCTGCTCAGTGCTCCATGCCCCTCCATGTGGCACCTCTCCTGGCCGCCGCCGGCCTCCACGCCTCTCCCATGTCGGCCGACCGCGTCGTCGCCTTCATGGACCACATCCGCATCTTCCAGGAGCAGGTGGAGAAGCTGAAGGCGCTGCACGTCGATTCGGCCGAGTACAGCTGCCTGAAAGCCATCGTCCTCTTCACCTCAG ACGCCTGCGGCCTGTCGGATGCTGCTCACATCGAGAGCCTGCAAGAGAAGTCCCAGTGCGCGCTGGAGGAGTACGTGCGGAGCCAGTACCCCAACCAGCCCAGCCGCTTCGggaagctgctgctgcggctgcCCTCCCTGCGCACCGTCTCCTCCTCCGTCATCGAGCAGCTCTTCTTCGTCCGCTTGGTAGGTAAAACCCCCATCGAAACCCTCATCAGGGATATGCTACTGTCGGGGAGCAGCTTCAACTGGCCTTACATGTCCATCCAGTGCTCCTAG
- the NR2F1 gene encoding COUP transcription factor 1 isoform X3 — protein MAMVVSSWRDPQEDVAGGTPSGPNPAAAQPAREQPPQQQGGSAAPHTPQTPSQPGPPSTPGTAGDKGAGQQGSGQSQQHIECVVCGDKSSGKHYGQFTCEGCKSFFKRSVRRNLTYTCRANRNCPIDQHHRNQCQYCRLKKCLKVGMRREAVQRGRMPPTQPNPGQYALTNGDPLNGHCYLSGYISLLLRAEPYPTSRYGSQCMQPNNIMGIENICELAARLLFSAVEWARNIPFFPDLQITDQVALLRLTWSELFVLNAAQCSMPLHVAPLLAAAGLHASPMSADRVVAFMDHIRIFQEQVEKLKALHVDSAEYSCLKAIVLFTSVSAPHPQPPLFQTRPPGQQ, from the exons ATGGCAATGGTAGTTAGCAGCTGGCGAGATCCGCAGGAAGACGTGGCCGGGGGCACCCCGAGCGGCCCCAACCCCGCCGCGGCGCAGCCGGCCCGGGAGCAGCCGCCCCAGCAGCAGGGGGGCTCGGCCGCCCCGCACACCCCGCAGACCCCCAGCCAGCCGGGACCCCCCTCCACGCCGGGGACGGCCGGGGACAAGGGAGCGGGCCAGCAGGGCTCggggcagagccagcagcacatCGAGTGTGTGGTGTGCGGGGACAAGTCCAGCGGCAAGCACTACGGCCAGTTCACCTGCGAGGGCTGCAAAAGTTTCTTCAAGAGGAGCGTCCGAAGGAACTTAACTTACACATGCCGCGCCAACAGGAACTGTCCCATCGACCAGCACCACCGCAACCAGTGCCAGTACTGCCGCCTCAAGAAGTGCCTCAAAGTGGGCATGAGGCGGGAAG CGGTTCAGCGAGGAAGGATGCCGCCCACCCAGCCCAACCCCGGCCAGTACGCCCTGACCAACGGCGACCCCCTGAACGGCCACTGCTATCTCTCGGGATacatctccctgctgctgcgGGCCGAGCCCTACCCCACCTCCCGCTACGGCAGCCAGTGCATGCAACCCAACAACATCATGGGCATCGAGAACATCTGCGAGCTGGCCGCCCGCCTGCTCTTCAGCGCCGTCGAGTGGGCCCGCAACATCCCCTTCTTCCCCGACCTGCAGATCACCGACCAGGTGGCCCTGCTCCGCCTCACCTGGAGCGAGCTTTTCGTCCTCAACGCTGCTCAGTGCTCCATGCCCCTCCATGTGGCACCTCTCCTGGCCGCCGCCGGCCTCCACGCCTCTCCCATGTCGGCCGACCGCGTCGTCGCCTTCATGGACCACATCCGCATCTTCCAGGAGCAGGTGGAGAAGCTGAAGGCGCTGCACGTCGATTCGGCCGAGTACAGCTGCCTGAAAGCCATCGTCCTCTTCACCTCAG TttccgccccccacccccaacctccCCTTTTCCAAACCCGTCCTCCTGGTCAGCAATAA
- the NR2F1 gene encoding COUP transcription factor 1 isoform X1 — protein sequence MAMVVSSWRDPQEDVAGGTPSGPNPAAAQPAREQPPQQQGGSAAPHTPQTPSQPGPPSTPGTAGDKGAGQQGSGQSQQHIECVVCGDKSSGKHYGQFTCEGCKSFFKRSVRRNLTYTCRANRNCPIDQHHRNQCQYCRLKKCLKVGMRREAVQRGRMPPTQPNPGQYALTNGDPLNGHCYLSGYISLLLRAEPYPTSRYGSQCMQPNNIMGIENICELAARLLFSAVEWARNIPFFPDLQITDQVALLRLTWSELFVLNAAQCSMPLHVAPLLAAAGLHASPMSADRVVAFMDHIRIFQEQVEKLKALHVDSAEYSCLKAIVLFTSDACGLSDAAHIESLQEKSQCALEEYVRSQYPNQPSRFGKLLLRLPSLRTVSSSVIEQLFFVRLVGKTPIETLIRDMLLSGSSFNWPYMSIQCS from the exons ATGGCAATGGTAGTTAGCAGCTGGCGAGATCCGCAGGAAGACGTGGCCGGGGGCACCCCGAGCGGCCCCAACCCCGCCGCGGCGCAGCCGGCCCGGGAGCAGCCGCCCCAGCAGCAGGGGGGCTCGGCCGCCCCGCACACCCCGCAGACCCCCAGCCAGCCGGGACCCCCCTCCACGCCGGGGACGGCCGGGGACAAGGGAGCGGGCCAGCAGGGCTCggggcagagccagcagcacatCGAGTGTGTGGTGTGCGGGGACAAGTCCAGCGGCAAGCACTACGGCCAGTTCACCTGCGAGGGCTGCAAAAGTTTCTTCAAGAGGAGCGTCCGAAGGAACTTAACTTACACATGCCGCGCCAACAGGAACTGTCCCATCGACCAGCACCACCGCAACCAGTGCCAGTACTGCCGCCTCAAGAAGTGCCTCAAAGTGGGCATGAGGCGGGAAG CGGTTCAGCGAGGAAGGATGCCGCCCACCCAGCCCAACCCCGGCCAGTACGCCCTGACCAACGGCGACCCCCTGAACGGCCACTGCTATCTCTCGGGATacatctccctgctgctgcgGGCCGAGCCCTACCCCACCTCCCGCTACGGCAGCCAGTGCATGCAACCCAACAACATCATGGGCATCGAGAACATCTGCGAGCTGGCCGCCCGCCTGCTCTTCAGCGCCGTCGAGTGGGCCCGCAACATCCCCTTCTTCCCCGACCTGCAGATCACCGACCAGGTGGCCCTGCTCCGCCTCACCTGGAGCGAGCTTTTCGTCCTCAACGCTGCTCAGTGCTCCATGCCCCTCCATGTGGCACCTCTCCTGGCCGCCGCCGGCCTCCACGCCTCTCCCATGTCGGCCGACCGCGTCGTCGCCTTCATGGACCACATCCGCATCTTCCAGGAGCAGGTGGAGAAGCTGAAGGCGCTGCACGTCGATTCGGCCGAGTACAGCTGCCTGAAAGCCATCGTCCTCTTCACCTCAG ACGCCTGCGGCCTGTCGGATGCTGCTCACATCGAGAGCCTGCAAGAGAAGTCCCAGTGCGCGCTGGAGGAGTACGTGCGGAGCCAGTACCCCAACCAGCCCAGCCGCTTCGggaagctgctgctgcggctgcCCTCCCTGCGCACCGTCTCCTCCTCCGTCATCGAGCAGCTCTTCTTCGTCCGCTTGGTAGGTAAAACCCCCATCGAAACCCTCATCAGGGATATGCTACTGTCGGGGAGCAGCTTCAACTGGCCTTACATGTCCATCCAGTGCTCCTAG
- the NR2F1 gene encoding COUP transcription factor 1 isoform X4 — MFGYSVQRGRMPPTQPNPGQYALTNGDPLNGHCYLSGYISLLLRAEPYPTSRYGSQCMQPNNIMGIENICELAARLLFSAVEWARNIPFFPDLQITDQVALLRLTWSELFVLNAAQCSMPLHVAPLLAAAGLHASPMSADRVVAFMDHIRIFQEQVEKLKALHVDSAEYSCLKAIVLFTSDACGLSDAAHIESLQEKSQCALEEYVRSQYPNQPSRFGKLLLRLPSLRTVSSSVIEQLFFVRLVGKTPIETLIRDMLLSGSSFNWPYMSIQCS; from the exons ATGTTTGGCTATT CGGTTCAGCGAGGAAGGATGCCGCCCACCCAGCCCAACCCCGGCCAGTACGCCCTGACCAACGGCGACCCCCTGAACGGCCACTGCTATCTCTCGGGATacatctccctgctgctgcgGGCCGAGCCCTACCCCACCTCCCGCTACGGCAGCCAGTGCATGCAACCCAACAACATCATGGGCATCGAGAACATCTGCGAGCTGGCCGCCCGCCTGCTCTTCAGCGCCGTCGAGTGGGCCCGCAACATCCCCTTCTTCCCCGACCTGCAGATCACCGACCAGGTGGCCCTGCTCCGCCTCACCTGGAGCGAGCTTTTCGTCCTCAACGCTGCTCAGTGCTCCATGCCCCTCCATGTGGCACCTCTCCTGGCCGCCGCCGGCCTCCACGCCTCTCCCATGTCGGCCGACCGCGTCGTCGCCTTCATGGACCACATCCGCATCTTCCAGGAGCAGGTGGAGAAGCTGAAGGCGCTGCACGTCGATTCGGCCGAGTACAGCTGCCTGAAAGCCATCGTCCTCTTCACCTCAG ACGCCTGCGGCCTGTCGGATGCTGCTCACATCGAGAGCCTGCAAGAGAAGTCCCAGTGCGCGCTGGAGGAGTACGTGCGGAGCCAGTACCCCAACCAGCCCAGCCGCTTCGggaagctgctgctgcggctgcCCTCCCTGCGCACCGTCTCCTCCTCCGTCATCGAGCAGCTCTTCTTCGTCCGCTTGGTAGGTAAAACCCCCATCGAAACCCTCATCAGGGATATGCTACTGTCGGGGAGCAGCTTCAACTGGCCTTACATGTCCATCCAGTGCTCCTAG
- the NR2F1 gene encoding COUP transcription factor 1 isoform X2, translating into MAMVVSSWRDPQEDVAGGTPSGPNPAAAQPAREQPPQQQGGSAAPHTPQTPSQPGPPSTPGTAGDKGAGQQGSGQSQQHIECVVCGDKSSGKHYGQFTCEGCKSFFKRSVRRNLTYTCRANRNCPIDQHHRNQCQYCRLKKCLKVGMRREAVQRGRMPPTQPNPGQYALTNGDPLNGHCYLSGYISLLLRAEPYPTSRYGSQCMQPNNIMGIENICELAARLLFSAVEWARNIPFFPDLQITDQVALLRLTWSELFVLNAAQCSMPLHVAPLLAAAGLHASPMSADRVVAFMDHIRIFQEQVEKLKALHVDSAEYSCLKAIVLFTSDACGLSDAAHIESLQEKSQCALEEYVRSQYPNQPSRFGKLLLRLPSLRTVSSSVIEQLFFVRLCS; encoded by the exons ATGGCAATGGTAGTTAGCAGCTGGCGAGATCCGCAGGAAGACGTGGCCGGGGGCACCCCGAGCGGCCCCAACCCCGCCGCGGCGCAGCCGGCCCGGGAGCAGCCGCCCCAGCAGCAGGGGGGCTCGGCCGCCCCGCACACCCCGCAGACCCCCAGCCAGCCGGGACCCCCCTCCACGCCGGGGACGGCCGGGGACAAGGGAGCGGGCCAGCAGGGCTCggggcagagccagcagcacatCGAGTGTGTGGTGTGCGGGGACAAGTCCAGCGGCAAGCACTACGGCCAGTTCACCTGCGAGGGCTGCAAAAGTTTCTTCAAGAGGAGCGTCCGAAGGAACTTAACTTACACATGCCGCGCCAACAGGAACTGTCCCATCGACCAGCACCACCGCAACCAGTGCCAGTACTGCCGCCTCAAGAAGTGCCTCAAAGTGGGCATGAGGCGGGAAG CGGTTCAGCGAGGAAGGATGCCGCCCACCCAGCCCAACCCCGGCCAGTACGCCCTGACCAACGGCGACCCCCTGAACGGCCACTGCTATCTCTCGGGATacatctccctgctgctgcgGGCCGAGCCCTACCCCACCTCCCGCTACGGCAGCCAGTGCATGCAACCCAACAACATCATGGGCATCGAGAACATCTGCGAGCTGGCCGCCCGCCTGCTCTTCAGCGCCGTCGAGTGGGCCCGCAACATCCCCTTCTTCCCCGACCTGCAGATCACCGACCAGGTGGCCCTGCTCCGCCTCACCTGGAGCGAGCTTTTCGTCCTCAACGCTGCTCAGTGCTCCATGCCCCTCCATGTGGCACCTCTCCTGGCCGCCGCCGGCCTCCACGCCTCTCCCATGTCGGCCGACCGCGTCGTCGCCTTCATGGACCACATCCGCATCTTCCAGGAGCAGGTGGAGAAGCTGAAGGCGCTGCACGTCGATTCGGCCGAGTACAGCTGCCTGAAAGCCATCGTCCTCTTCACCTCAG ACGCCTGCGGCCTGTCGGATGCTGCTCACATCGAGAGCCTGCAAGAGAAGTCCCAGTGCGCGCTGGAGGAGTACGTGCGGAGCCAGTACCCCAACCAGCCCAGCCGCTTCGggaagctgctgctgcggctgcCCTCCCTGCGCACCGTCTCCTCCTCCGTCATCGAGCAGCTCTTCTTCGTCCGCTTG TGCTCCTAG